The Natrarchaeobius halalkaliphilus genomic sequence TCGAACGTCAGCCATTGATCTCCATTCTGAGCGACGACCACTTATACCTTCCTCAATGCGGCTGATGCAGGGGTGATTCGGTCGTGTCGGCAACGGGTTTCTTCCGATCGTAACTCGGGTACTCCCATCGCGTCCGGGATGGCCGCGGGTGACGGAATTGCGGGTCGCCGTTTTCGACACGGGCATCGACGACGATCATCCTGATATCGAACTGTACTCAGAGAACCCGTCGGATCCCACCTATCCCGGTGGATGAACCGAGTTCACCGAGACCGGCGAGCGACTCGAGAGCGCCTGGCATCCCGAAGACGGACCGGACCAGAATCGGTACGAACACGGTATTATCGACGCAGAAACCGCGGCTGAGGAACTCGTCGAGAGCTACGAGGAGTCCGAACCACTCACCGAAGCGAATTCCGACGACGCCGGAGCCAGTCCGGTCTCAAGCGTCGAAGCCAGCGAGCGGGACGAGGAGCCGTCCTGGTGGCTCGATGCCGATCCACTCGTCGTGGCCGTCTATCTGGGTCTGTTCGCCGTCGCCGGTGGAATCGCTGCCATCGCGATTCGAAACTGACTCCCAGGCTTTCGAACCGGATCGATCACTCTCCTCGAGTCGGCTCGTATTCGGTAGCAAAAGTCGACGAAAAGCGTCGGAGATCGACGCTACATCAGGTAGAACAGCGGGAAGAGAATGACCCAGACGATATCGACGAAGTGCCAGTAGAGTCCGAAGAACTCGACCGGCCGGTGATCCTCGAGATACGCGTCGACGCTTACGATCCGGTAGATCATGAAGATAGCGATGAGCACGCCGAGGATGACGTGAAGCGCGTGCAGGCCCGTGGTCACGAAGTAGATCGAGTGCTCGATGCTGGTCCACCAATATTCACCGATCGCGAACTTGTAGTTGTACTCGTAGGCCTTGACGACCATGAAGGTGAGGGCAAGCGCAAGCGTCGCGCCCATCGCACCGAGCAGCCCCTTCTTGTTCTTGCGTTCAGCGAAGACGAGCGCCATGATGACCGTGAAACTCGAGGTCAACAGGACGTACGTGTTGAGTAGCCCGGGCCAGGAGGCGAACGGAACGGTCGTCCAGTCGGACCAACCAGTGTGCAGACGCATGAAGACGAACGCACCGATCGCAGCACCGAAGACGACGACGTCGGATGCGAGGAACACCCAGACGCCCATTTTGGTGTTTCCGACGCCGCCGAACGGCCACCGTTCGGCAACTGCCATCTCCGGGACGGTGAACTGCTCGAGACCGAACTTGAAGAGGGTGTATCCGAGCAGGACGATGCCGAGTGCGACCAGACCCAGATACAAGGCGTTCGGCTCGGCACTGGTCCCGACGACGGAGTGACCGCGATTTTCAGCGAATTCGACGAGGTACGGTGTGATTCCCGTCAGTCCGAGGAAAAACACGAAGGTCCCGATACCGATTCCGAGAGGCCAGATACTGGCGTGATCTGGGTGTTCTTCTTCGTGGCCAGCGACCGTTTCGGAGGCGGTTCCCTCACCGTGGGCAACGCCGCCGTCCGTCGCCGCCGCCGAATCCTCGACGAACTCGAGGTGACCGCTCGCGTAGCTCGGTCGACCGCCCCAGTTCTCGAGCGGCGGTGGGGACGGAACCGCCCACTCCGCTGTTCGGGAGAACTCCCACGGATTGTCCGGGGCCTTCGGCCCGTAGAGGAAGCTGTAGATGAACGTCGCGAACATGATGACGAACGACGCGGCGAAGACGAACGCACCGACCGTCGAGAGCTGGTGATAGAACTGGGCGTCTCCGGTGTAGTGGAAGACACGTCGTGGCGTCTCCCAGGCGATAAACTGCGGGAAGTACAGGAGATTGAATCCGATGAAGTAGACGGCGAAGTTAAGCTTGCCGAGCGTCTCCGAGTACATCTTCCCGGTGATCTTCGGCCACCAGTAGTAGAGGCCGGCGATCAACGCGGTGACGCCCGAGACCATGACGTAGTGGAAGTGGGCGACGACCCAGTACGTGCCACGGAACTCGTAGTCGAGGACGACGGCTCCGAGGAACACCCCGGTGATCCCGCCCAGGATGAACAGCACGAGCGCACCGAGTGAGAACAGGAACGGCGTGGTGAACCGAACCCGTCCCTTGACCATCGTGTAGATGAGCGCGAAGACCATCAGGTCGAACGGCAGCGAGATTCCGATCGTCGTCGCCATCATCAGCGTCTTGATCTCGAGGTTGATCGTCGTCAGGAACATGTGGTGCATCCAGACGAGGAACGACTGGACGGCCACGAGTACCATCGCGATGATAACCCACTTTCGGCCGACGAGACGCCGACCACAGAAGGTCTGGAACGTCTCGAACATGATCCCCAGTGCGGGGAAGAAGACGATGTACACCTCCGGATGGCCGAAGAACCAGAACAGGTGCGCCCACAACAGACTCGAGCCCTGTTCGGCCGCGAAGTACTGCGTCAAGAACAGTCGATCGGTCGCCAGCAACAACAGCGCTGCGAGGAGCGCTGCGAACGCGAACAGCATCATCCAGACGGTGAGCAGCCACGACCAGGTGAACATCGGCATGTTCCAGAGGCCGAGCCCTTCGGCACGCGACCGATGGATCGTGACGAGGAAGTTCACCGTTCCGATGGTGATCGAGATGACGAACAACATCAATCCGAGAATCGTCGCGTTCCCACCGGTAGTCGCCTCCATCGCGGGCGTGTACGTCGGCACGTTCAGTGGCGCGTACATCGTCCATCCGCCAGCGTAGGCACCGCCCTGGAAGAACGAGAGTACGATGAGAATTCCCGAGAACAGATAGAACCAGTAACTCAGCGCGTTCATCCGTGGGAACGCGAGGTCTTTGGCACCGATCTGGAGCGGTACGAAGTAGTTCGCAAAGCCGGCTGCGAACGGTGACAGGAACCAAAAGACCATCAACAGTCCGTGAGCAGTGACGGCCTGGTTGAACTCACCTGCGCTCAACAGACCGGTTCCGCCGGGTACCCACAGCTGTGCACGGAACGCGAGCGCCATTACCCCACCCAACAGGAGGAAAAACAGCGCCGTTCCGAGATAGAGGATCCCGACGTCCTTGTGATTCGTCGTGACGAGCCACCGCTTGACCGACGTCATCGGGGGAAGGTCACTCATTCGTCATCGCCTCCGCTTCCGTCGTCGGTGGTATCCGAGTCCTCGTCATTATCCTCGTCGTCCGCATCCGGATCCTCGAGCGTGTAGGTCTCGTCCGTCGGGCCGGTGAAGTCGATCGTGTCTTCGATCTCTTCGAACTCGCCGTCGGTCGGAGTTATCACCACGTCGTAACTGCCACCCTGATCGAAGTCGGTGATCTCGACCGTTCCGTCCTCGAAGTCGTCCGGACCGAGCGCGGCAGAGAGATCCTGCTCGAACTCGTCGTTCTCCTGGTGCTCGAT encodes the following:
- a CDS encoding cbb3-type cytochrome c oxidase subunit I encodes the protein MSDLPPMTSVKRWLVTTNHKDVGILYLGTALFFLLLGGVMALAFRAQLWVPGGTGLLSAGEFNQAVTAHGLLMVFWFLSPFAAGFANYFVPLQIGAKDLAFPRMNALSYWFYLFSGILIVLSFFQGGAYAGGWTMYAPLNVPTYTPAMEATTGGNATILGLMLFVISITIGTVNFLVTIHRSRAEGLGLWNMPMFTWSWLLTVWMMLFAFAALLAALLLLATDRLFLTQYFAAEQGSSLLWAHLFWFFGHPEVYIVFFPALGIMFETFQTFCGRRLVGRKWVIIAMVLVAVQSFLVWMHHMFLTTINLEIKTLMMATTIGISLPFDLMVFALIYTMVKGRVRFTTPFLFSLGALVLFILGGITGVFLGAVVLDYEFRGTYWVVAHFHYVMVSGVTALIAGLYYWWPKITGKMYSETLGKLNFAVYFIGFNLLYFPQFIAWETPRRVFHYTGDAQFYHQLSTVGAFVFAASFVIMFATFIYSFLYGPKAPDNPWEFSRTAEWAVPSPPPLENWGGRPSYASGHLEFVEDSAAATDGGVAHGEGTASETVAGHEEEHPDHASIWPLGIGIGTFVFFLGLTGITPYLVEFAENRGHSVVGTSAEPNALYLGLVALGIVLLGYTLFKFGLEQFTVPEMAVAERWPFGGVGNTKMGVWVFLASDVVVFGAAIGAFVFMRLHTGWSDWTTVPFASWPGLLNTYVLLTSSFTVIMALVFAERKNKKGLLGAMGATLALALTFMVVKAYEYNYKFAIGEYWWTSIEHSIYFVTTGLHALHVILGVLIAIFMIYRIVSVDAYLEDHRPVEFFGLYWHFVDIVWVILFPLFYLM